From Trichoplusia ni isolate ovarian cell line Hi5 chromosome 8, tn1, whole genome shotgun sequence, one genomic window encodes:
- the LOC113496451 gene encoding pancreatic triacylglycerol lipase-like, with amino-acid sequence MKKLTAIFCLSLVGLGLAFPSPVPQSLNLDNLEDYDLSRKSDISKAARYNPVLTNVYHLFTRDNPLVSQPLILNNPNLLQTTNYRSNRRTIVLVHGWLESVTADFNTVLIPAFLAAEDVNVIVVDWSLGAASISYRTVIENTISSGAAVGQFINWVNKEAGGTPVMYHIVGHGFGGHQAGIIGRNVDGNVAYITALDPAFIGWTAHPDRFDRDDGQYTEVVHTNYGINGFLADLGHVDFYPNGGISMPGCDSHACDHARSYFYFAESITTGGFTGRQCLNYFAAILNSCDLLPGRLQMGGLAPKNGRTGVFLLETNPSPPFSQG; translated from the exons ATGAAGAAACTAACAGCTATATTCTGCTTATCTCTCGTAGGTCTTGGTTTGG CGTTCCCAAGCCCCGTGCCTCAAAGCTTAAATCTTGATAACCTAGAAGACTATGACTTATCGAGGAAATCCGACATCAGCAAAGCTGCCAGATACAATCCTGTATTAACCAACGTCTACCATCTGTTCACAAG AGATAACCCCTTAGTCAGCCAGCCTCTAATACTGAACAACCCAAACCTTTTGCAAACGACAAACTACAGAAGCAATAGAAGAACAATAGTCTTGGTCCACGGATGGCTGGAATCAGTCACTGCTGATTTTAACACTGTTCTTATACCCG CTTTCCTCGCCGCTGAAGATGTCAACGTCATCGTTGTCGACTGGAGCCTCGGCGCCGCCTCTATCAGCTACCGCACTGTCATCGAGAACACCATTTCTTCTGGTGCAGCAGTCGGCCAGTTCATCAACTGGGTGAACAAGGAGGCCGGTGGCACCCCTGTCATGTACCACATCGTCGGTCATGGGTTCGGTGGGCACCAGGCTGGTATTATCGGCAGAAACGTTGATGGCAATGTTGCTTACATTACTG CTCTTGACCCCGCATTCATCGGCTGGACCGCTCACCCCGATCGTTTCGACCGTGACGATGGACAGTACACTGAAGTGGTTCACACAAACTATGGCATCAACGGTTTCTTAGCTGACCTCGGACACGTTGACTTCTACCCCAATGGTGGTATCTCTATGCCTGGCTGCGACTCTCACGCCTGCGATCATGCTAGAAGCTACTTTTACTTTGCCGAGTCCATAACCACGGGTGGTTTTACTGGAAGACAGTGTTTGAACTATTTCGCAGCCATTTTGAACTCTTGTGATTTATTGCCGGGTAGACTGCAAATGGGAGGATTAGCACCAAAGAATGG gCGTACCGGTGTCTTCTTACTAGAAACCAACCCTTCTCCCCCGTTCTCTCAAGGCTAA
- the LOC113496790 gene encoding uncharacterized protein LOC113496790, translating into MGPSIKLFLLLMIANSHLGFGDKAYKVINFKVPLSVWRQALQPTPVLKSPITITVPINVQGGDYDNEIEDEEENEEIEQIAEEAVETATEPAALQEPVPVVASTPAPVITQSPLLQDEVASQAPEPTVPGQVIRFPCACRNGQCGCCTGALMDRFRMKTCGNITFVPEDFVFDVRMTINNNTVVRRRVSASDPPPICFNPRRVPFVRVCAEISNIRIRNRNAHACLDISADIGGFPVYSASFRCFSLGTKGLQTGLKPKPVSSGPAPVNLFGNTNRDDDDDGGGGFLANAAGSVFDGDGLFGGGGSDDDGGPLDAIGDAFGDFLASIEDKLNTTELDVTNGSELFEVPDDFLLALHQLQSNATLVRSLLSRQNQESGNGTQETSTSNRRCVCDKGVCKCCTGAVLDLFNQKACMRVTYRPGDFAFDVAMSLNNRILYENSMSVPGKNPKPICISPPRINNLKVCAKFYNVFFPGRNFHFCLAMTGHWRSFELFNFAFDCLRMGANGLVMVKPDEGGGLPIPNPQGGVDAVIDAGEDDIEDYDENVVRSVFGDLFER; encoded by the exons ATGGGTCCgtcaataaaactttttctactGCTCATGATAGCAAATAGTCACTTGGGTTTCG gagATAAGGCGTACAAAGTAATAAACTTCAAAGTACCTCTATCTGTTTGGAGACAAGCGTTACAACCGACTCCAGTTTTAAAATCGCCTATAACCATTACGGTACCCATTAACGTTCAGGGCGGGGATTATGATAACGAGATTGAAGACgaagaagaaaatgaagaaatagAACAAATCGCAGAAGAAGCGGTTGAGACTGCCACTGAGCCTGCTGCCTTACAAGAACCAGTACCAGTAGTAGCAAGTACTCCGGCTCCAGTCATAACTCAGAGTCCATTGCTACAGGATGAAGTGGCAAGTCAGGCTCCAGAACCAACCGTGCCTGGTCAAGTCATAAGGTTCCCTTGCGCGTGCCGTAATGGACAATGTGGATGCTGCACAGGCGCTTTAATGGACCGATTCCGTATGAAAACGTGCGGTAACATCACCTTTGTCCCTGAAGACTTCGTATTCGATGTAAGGATGACCATCAATAATAACACCGTCGTTCGACGACGTGTTTCTG CTAGCGATCCGCCGCCGATTTGTTTCAATCCAAGAAGAGTTCCATTCGTGCGCGTTTGTGCCGAAATATCGAACATACGGATAAGAAACAGAAATGCGCACGCCTGTTTGGATATCAGCGCCGATATTGGAGGATTTCCTGTCTACTCAGCATCCTTCAGATGTTTCAG TTTGGGAACGAAAGGACTTCAGACAGGATTAAAGCCAAAGCCGGTTTCTTCAGGGCCTGCACCTGTCAATCTATTTGGTAATACGAACCgtgatgacgatgacgatggCGGCGGTGGCTTCTTGGCAAACGCAGCCGGCTCCGTTTTCGATGGTGATGGCTTATTCGGAGGCGGGGGTTCAGACGACGACGGAGGCCCATTAGACGCAATCGGTGACGCGTTCGGTGACTTTTTAG CATCAATAGAAGATAAATTGAACACAACAGAATTAGACGTCACCAATGGATCAGAATTATTCGAAGTGCCTGATGACTTCTTGCTAGCCCTACACCAATTACAAAGCAATGCAACGCTAGTGAGGTCTTTACTGTCAAGACAGAATCAGGAAAGTGGAAATGGGACCCAGGAAACTTCGACAAGCAATAGACGCTGTGTTTGTGATAAGGGTGTCTGTAAATGTTGTACGGGGGCCGTTTTGGATTTGTTCAACCAGAAGGCTTGCATGCGAGTGACGTATCGCCCGGGAGACTTCGCTTTTGATGTTGCTATGTCTCTTAATAATAGGATTCTTTATGAGAACTCAATGTCAG ttccaggCAAAAACCCTAAACCGATATGCATAAGTCCACCAAGAATCAACAATTTGAAAGTATGCGCGAAGTTTTACAACGTATTCTTCCCAGGGCGGAACTTTCACTTTTGTTTAGCAATGACAGGACACTGGCGGTCGTTCGAGCTCTTCAATTTTGCCTTTGACTGTCTCCG GATGGGAGCCAACGGCTTGGTTATGGTGAAGCCAGATGAAGGTGGTGGACTTCCTATACCGAACCCTCAAGGAGGAGTAGACGCTGTCATCGATGCTGGAGAGGATGACATCGAAGATTACGATGAAAATGTTGTCCGATCTGTATTCGGCGATCTGTTTGAACGATAA
- the LOC113496453 gene encoding uncharacterized protein LOC113496453: protein MSVKLTLSLLIAAVAVAHCANILDFLNLEDAKKLIEPAAELRNDPSCKWKCKGPACACCIEQNITSYEPEGAKCVHLRYLSKEEGLFVQISHGKKIDYAKVQASNPEPLCLVMGVLFQMCASFTHMAPTNDGVRGCVNLEPGTIFLSQRKVPLGCFRAREEGMEMMEPPKDAVPEEEEEDNTEENTEETDVDFDPNKFFAGVYQTAQQSLALLTSLLETPNKNSTKPATSTEASTSTPQENPQTSQRRVPKNLKHPNQL from the exons ATGTCGGTCAAACTCACGCTTTCTTTGCTGATCGCGGCTGTCGCGGTAGCCCACTGTGCAAACATTTTAG ATTTCCTAAATTTAGAAGATGCTAAGAAGCTGATAGAGCCAGCGGCTGAACTCCGTAACGACCCGTCTTGCAAGTGGAAGTGCAAGGGCCCAGCCTGTGCTTGCTGCATTGAACAAAATATCACTTCATATGAACCTGAAGGAGCAA AATGTGTTCACCTGCGATATCTATCAAAAGAGGAGGGACTCTTCGTGCAAATCTCACATGGGAAGAAAATTGACTACGCGAAAGTCCAAG CATCGAACCCAGAGCCGCTGTGTCTCGTCATGGGCGTTCTGTTCCAAATGTGCGCATCCTTCACTCACATGGCACCAACCAATGATGGAGTGAGAGGATGCGTGAATCTGGAGCCTGGCACTATCTTCCTGTCCCAAAGGAAGGTACCACTTGGCTGCTTCAGAGCAAGAGAAGAAGGAATGGAAATGATGGAGCCACCAAAAGATGC AGTCccagaagaagaagaagaagacaaCACAGAAGAGAATACAGAAGAAACAGACGTCGACTTTGATCCAAACAAGTTCTTTGCTGGAGTGTACCAAACAGCACAGCAGAGCCTCGCGCTACTGACCAGCCTTCTAGAGACTCCAAACAAGAATAGTACTAAACCAGCAACATCAACTGAAGCAAGTACATCAACACCCCAAGAAAATCCTCAGACCTCGCAAAGAAGAGTACCCAAAAACCTGAAACATCCTAATCaattgtga
- the LOC113496533 gene encoding pancreatic triacylglycerol lipase-like: MKIFFVVAAFVALCSGHAIPDTPVDRDAIPTIPGDNSHYVEGESRYIWMGDEEGNPVLVDLDEPVDESLVNARNGANNQYWLFTRRNPNNHQLLINGNLQSVRNSNYNSGRSIKVIVHGLNNNGGSHVNNVIRQAFLAVEDANVIVVDWRALANSGYSNAFNGVPNVGQHLGNFLMWLIGNAGGNWNNVHLVGHSLGAHVIGNAGRQAGGRPRRVTGLDPAGPRWAGNGNALNRNAGRYVECIHTDGHVTGIMNAIGDADFYPNGGKNPQPGCSNNVCSHGRANDLFASTVRYNRLVGRRCPNIWEAELSTCNGAALNMGNAQLSKSGSGIYGLRTGRTWPF, encoded by the exons ATGAAAATCTTCTTTGTAGTAGCTGCTTTCGTAGCTC TGTGCTCCGGCCATGCCATCCCCGACACTCCAGTAGACCGCGATGCTATCCCCACCATCCCGGGAGACAACAGCCACTATGTAGAGGGCGAGAGCCGCTACATCTGGATGGGAGATGAAGAAGGCAATCCGGTCTTAGTGGATCTAGACGAGCCCGTCGATGAAAGTTTGGTGAATGCCAGGAATGGAGCTAACAACCAATATTGGCTCTTTACaag ACGTAACCCAAATAACCACCAACTCCTCATTAATGGAAACCTTCAATCGGTCCGAAACTCCAATTACAACTCAGGCCGAAGCATAAAGGTCATCGTCCATGGTTTGAACAACAACGGAGGATCTCATGTGAACAATGTCATCAGACAAGCTTTCCTTGCCGTTGAAGACGCTAACGTCATCGTAGTAGACTGGCGCGCTCTTGCAAACTCTGGCTACTCCAATGCTTTCAACGGAGTTCCTAATGTTGGTCAACATCTTGGTAACTTCCTCATGTGGCTCATCGGTAACGCTGGAGGCAACTGGAACAACGTGCACCTCGTCGGTCACAGTTTGGGTGCTCACGTTATTGGTAATGCTGGACGTCAAGCTGGTGGACGCCCTCGTCGTGTAACCG GTTTGGACCCCGCTGGTCCCCGTTGGGCCGGTAACGGCAATGCATTGAACAGGAATGCTGGTCGGTATGTGGAATGCATTCATACTGACGGTCACGTAACTGGTATCATGAACGCTATCGGTGATGCTGACTTCTACCCCAATGGTGGTAAAAACCCTCAGCCCGGTTGCTCCAACAATGTCTGTTCTCATGGCCGCGCTAACGACCTGTTCGCTTCCACTGTCCGCTACAACCGTCTGGTCGGAAGAAGATGTCCAAACATTTGGGAAGCAGAGCTCTCAACTTGTAACGGAGCTGCCTTGAACATGGGGAATGCCCAGTTGAGCAAATCGGG CTCCGGTATCTATGGACTCAGAACTGGAAGAACCTGGCCATTCTAA
- the LOC113496919 gene encoding uncharacterized protein LOC113496919, translating to MKTKTIALFVFLCVVQFGSGDASRTNRHFFNNNKEDNAMDVTDFSIYYDLDTNTTIRKMMPRPWYQPGWRLRLPFRGGRCNCDGLKCNCCSGMRIPAFNFDRQTCADLVFDPNEGLLDLEVTMNNESIFHRSYSASNPPPFCIPIPVPYVPITILDMCIRLFDITIDFTKMHVCMDWDTRVDKAPVLILHFDCMNLGLGGISLTKPNTNQITGPGAPAEPPQLNGDVYDSVTENANVTTQHSVFNNSVKYI from the exons atgaaaacaaaaacgatcgcgctttttgtttttctgtgcGTTGTGCAATTTGGTTCAG GTGATGCATCGCGAACCAACCGGcattttttcaacaataataaagaaGACAATGCAATGGACGTAACAGATTTTTCTATTTACTACGATCTGGATACGAATACG ACGATAAGGAAGATGATGCCTCGGCCGTGGTACCAGCCTGGTTGGCGACTGCGGCTTCCCTTCCGTGGAGGACGGTGCAACTGTGATGGATTGAAGTGCAACTGTTGCTCCGGGATGCGCATTCCAGCGTTCAATTTTGATAGGCAAA ctTGCGCAGATCTCGTTTTTGATCCCAATGAAGGTTTACTGGACCTAGAAGTGACGATGAACAACGAAAGCATCTTCCACAGATCTTATTCAG CAAGCAACCCACCACCATTCTGCATACCGATCCCAGTACCGTACGTGCCTATCACAATCCTAGACATGTGCATCAGATTGTTTGACATTACTATTGACTTCACCAAAATGCATGTTTGCATGGACTGGGATACAAGAGTTGATAAAGCTCCAGTACTG attctaCATTTTGACTGCATGAATTTAGGTCTTGGTGGAATAAGTTTGACAAAACCAAACACAAATCAAATAACCGGACCAGGCGCACCTGCAGAACCACCTCAGTTGAATGGAGATGTTTATGATTCGGTTACTGAAAATGCTAATGTAACCACTCAGCACTCTGTTTTCAATAAtagtgttaaatatatttaa
- the LOC113496913 gene encoding uncharacterized protein DDB_G0290587 isoform X2, with protein sequence MKLSLVFELLLIFVLLAFAASKSVRKEKNNAKKEIQNRNDEVKPEENAINKYCKCLEDYCNCCRDFRLPLVELSGPGCASLMYLNGDKMAVSLSFGKKVITNRTLSSRKPSPVCMPLPGGVSKFCGRVYNIARAGEEFRACLGLELQSKSTVEAAVRVSCFKFGPRGVVSEAADPLPLVPQDEKTDDDDDDYEDDDAFGLGGTDDDDDDDDDDDDDDDGTLDAVNDVGSTDYTGFSLLGEDILGDLFGSSGGKKTNKNKKKQAPAPTTTTTTRRPRPSRRPSRRPGTRTTTPRPVRSTTLRNKPSAGNRRPTRRPNRKPTRKPTTQAITTSILTTTTTTLKPVQSSVTAAVQTTVRSPVMTTISEENVQPISMITANSSPVASATTPKSVTDFEDPGLEMSLAHITGQLSAMPVTPMISDQGKDSGEKKQEEQPSYEKVLTITPKTPSTVSFIPTSEEGVNEDMIQIVQSLDSASAETMPEREPISTDESRGHFHQFLATDAENTHEDLTVPKKKHRNKQFHFDDLDVLNLSQIGQTLGDELGIFGKNKRHNRDHKDTKVQADKEKDQGNDYDDFVDTISDVALMMRKDHKNRKDRRRQNKMMRGEWSQA encoded by the exons ATGAAGCTCTCCCTGGTTTTCGAGTTACTTCTAATATTCGTCCTACTAGCGTTTGCAGCTTCGAAGAGTGTCA GAAAGGAAAAGAACAATGCAAAGAAGGAGATCCAGAATAGAAATGATGAGGTGAAACCAGAAGAGAACGCTATCAATAAGTACTGCAAGTGTCTCGAAGATTACTGCAACTGCTGCAGGGATTTCCGACTACCACTCGTTGAATTGAGCGGACCAg GATGCGCATCCCTGATGTACCTCAACGGCGACAAGATGGCGGTTTCATTAAGTTTCGGAAAGAAGGTCATCACAAACCGGACTCTCTCGA gTCGCAAACCAAGTCCAGTCTGCATGCCGTTGCCCGGCGGTGTCTCCAAATTTTGTGGTCGTGTTTACAATATCGCCAGGGCTGGTGAAGAATTCAGGGCCTGCCTCGGCTTGGAGCTTCAATCGAAGAGTACTGTAGAAGCTGCCGTCAGAGTGTCCTGCTTCAAGTTTGGACCTAGAGGCGTGGTCTCAGAGGCAGCTGACCCATTGCCTTTAGTCCCTCAAGATGAAAAGactgatgatgacgatgatgattatgaagatgatgatgCCTTTGGTTTAGGAGGCAcggatgacgatgatgatgacgacgatgacgatgatgatgatgatgacg gCACCCTCGATGCCGTAAACGACGTAGGCAGCACGGACTATACAGGTTTCAGTCTTCTAGGAGAAGATATATTAGGAGACCTGTTCGGTTCCTCTGGaggaaaaaaaacgaataaaaataagaagaaacaaGCACCCGCACCCACAACCACAACTACGACTAGACGTCCCAGGCCATCGAGAAGGCCGTCGAGACGTCCTGGTACCAGAACTACAACACCACGACCAGTTCGTTCCACTACCTTGAGAAATAAGCCTTCTGCCGGCAACAGGCGTCCCACCCGCAGACCTAACAGGAAGCCGACAAGAAAACCTACAACTCAAGCCATAACTACTTCCATTCTCACAACAACTACAACTACACTAAAACCTGTGCAAAGCTCAGTGACAGCCGCAGTTCAGACAACAGTACGCAGTCCGGTCATGACCACGATAAGCGAAGAAAATGTCCAACCCATATCAATGATAACTGCTAACTCATCACCAGTCGCATCTGCAACTACTCCTAAAAGTGTCACCGATTTCGAAGACCCAGGACTAGAAATGTCACTGGCACATATTACTGGTCAATTGTCTGCTATGCCAGTAACTCCAATGATTTCAGATCAAGGTAAAGATTCTggtgaaaaaaaacaagaagaacAGCCTAGTTATGAGAAAGTACTGACCATTACACCCAAGACACCATCAACCGTTAGTTTTATTCCCACGTCAGAGGAAGGTGTTAATGAAGATATGATTCAAATCGTTCAGAGTCTTGACTCAGCTTCAGCTGAAACTATGCCTGAACGAGAACCGATTTCTACAGACGAAAGCAGAGGTCATTTCCACCAGTTTCTTGCAACTGATGCTGAAAACACTCACGAAGACTTAACCGTACCAAAAAAGAAACACAGGAATAAGCAGTTTCACTTCGATGACTTGGATGTTCTAAATCTAAGTCAAATTGGACAAACTCTGGGTGATGAACTGGGAATCTTTGGCAAAAATAAAAGGCATAACAGAGATCATAAAGACACAAAAGTCCAGGCTGACAAAGAAAAAGACCAGGGCAATGATTATGATGACTTCGTGGATACCATAAGCGACGTAGCTTTAATGATGAGAAAGGACCATAAGAACCGAAAAGATAGGCGAAGACAGAATAAAATGATGCGTGGTGAATGGTCACAAGCATGA
- the LOC113496452 gene encoding inactive pancreatic lipase-related protein 1-like, whose translation MFSLGKCVLVLCAAVAANGFSLGPTDIIFHLFTRSNPQVSQPIFPSINSILAASLFNPEVNTVITVHSNGEDVTGNFNAFVVTGHLQAENVNVLAVDWSKASSMYTEGLANAEQVGKVIADFINILSQSFSYMPSQVRIVGVGLGGHIAGIAGRNVIGNLPYIVAIDPSLHGWTHNPLILNKDDADVVEVLHATAGVLGYDFPLGDIDFYPNGGTYQFGCGIDSSCSLTYGIAFYAESVTRGAEDNEFVGTKCENYEEAIAQECAGARDAVFGGLESKTGASGVYSFKTNMVQPFAQG comes from the exons ATGTTCTCGCTCGGAAAGTGCGTTTTGGTCTTGTGCGCTGCTGTTGCAG CAAACGGGTTCTCCCTGGGACCGACCGACATCATTTTCCACTTGTTCACAAG GTCGAACCCACAAGTCAGCCAGCCGATATTCCCCTCGATCAACTCCATCCTCGCTGCAAGTCTCTTCAATCCAGAGGTGAACACCGTCATCACCGTCCACAGCAATGGCGAGGACGTTACTGGAAACTTCAACGCTTTCGTCGTTACTG GTCACTTACAGGCCGAGAATGTCAACGTTCTCGCCGTGGACTGGAGCAAGGCTTCCTCCATGTACACCGAAGGCCTCGCCAACGCCGAGCAGGTCGGCAAGGTCATCGCAGACTTCATAAACATTTTGTCCCAGTCTTTCTCATACATGCCGAGTCAAGTGCGCATCGTCGGCGTCGGCCTCGGCGGACACATTGCTGGAATTGCCGGCAGAAATGTTATCGGGAACCTTCCTTACATTGTTG CTATCGACCCTTCCCTCCATGGCTGGACTCACAACCCTCTGATCCTGAACAAGGACGACGCTGATGTTGTTGAGGTTCTCCACGCTACCGCCGGTGTCCTCGGCTACGACTTCCCCCTGGGAGACATCGACTTCTACCCCAACGGAGGCACTTACCAGTTCGGCTGTGGAATTGACTCATCTTGCTCCCTTACCTATGGAATCGCTTTCTACGCCGAATCCGTTACCAGGGGTGCTGAGGACAACGAATTCGTTGGTACTAAATGTGAAAACTATGAAGAAGCTATTGCACAGGAATGCGCTGGTGCCAGAGATGCTGTCTTCGGTGGACTAGAGTCTAAGACCGG AGCATCTGGCGTCTACAGCTTCAAGACCAACATGGTGCAGCCTTTTGCCCAGGGTTAa
- the LOC113496913 gene encoding uncharacterized protein DDB_G0290587 isoform X1 has product MFTGRESAFKMKLSLVFELLLIFVLLAFAASKSVRKEKNNAKKEIQNRNDEVKPEENAINKYCKCLEDYCNCCRDFRLPLVELSGPGCASLMYLNGDKMAVSLSFGKKVITNRTLSSRKPSPVCMPLPGGVSKFCGRVYNIARAGEEFRACLGLELQSKSTVEAAVRVSCFKFGPRGVVSEAADPLPLVPQDEKTDDDDDDYEDDDAFGLGGTDDDDDDDDDDDDDDDGTLDAVNDVGSTDYTGFSLLGEDILGDLFGSSGGKKTNKNKKKQAPAPTTTTTTRRPRPSRRPSRRPGTRTTTPRPVRSTTLRNKPSAGNRRPTRRPNRKPTRKPTTQAITTSILTTTTTTLKPVQSSVTAAVQTTVRSPVMTTISEENVQPISMITANSSPVASATTPKSVTDFEDPGLEMSLAHITGQLSAMPVTPMISDQGKDSGEKKQEEQPSYEKVLTITPKTPSTVSFIPTSEEGVNEDMIQIVQSLDSASAETMPEREPISTDESRGHFHQFLATDAENTHEDLTVPKKKHRNKQFHFDDLDVLNLSQIGQTLGDELGIFGKNKRHNRDHKDTKVQADKEKDQGNDYDDFVDTISDVALMMRKDHKNRKDRRRQNKMMRGEWSQA; this is encoded by the exons atgtttacagGCAGGGAGTCAGCCTTCAAGATGAAGCTCTCCCTGGTTTTCGAGTTACTTCTAATATTCGTCCTACTAGCGTTTGCAGCTTCGAAGAGTGTCA GAAAGGAAAAGAACAATGCAAAGAAGGAGATCCAGAATAGAAATGATGAGGTGAAACCAGAAGAGAACGCTATCAATAAGTACTGCAAGTGTCTCGAAGATTACTGCAACTGCTGCAGGGATTTCCGACTACCACTCGTTGAATTGAGCGGACCAg GATGCGCATCCCTGATGTACCTCAACGGCGACAAGATGGCGGTTTCATTAAGTTTCGGAAAGAAGGTCATCACAAACCGGACTCTCTCGA gTCGCAAACCAAGTCCAGTCTGCATGCCGTTGCCCGGCGGTGTCTCCAAATTTTGTGGTCGTGTTTACAATATCGCCAGGGCTGGTGAAGAATTCAGGGCCTGCCTCGGCTTGGAGCTTCAATCGAAGAGTACTGTAGAAGCTGCCGTCAGAGTGTCCTGCTTCAAGTTTGGACCTAGAGGCGTGGTCTCAGAGGCAGCTGACCCATTGCCTTTAGTCCCTCAAGATGAAAAGactgatgatgacgatgatgattatgaagatgatgatgCCTTTGGTTTAGGAGGCAcggatgacgatgatgatgacgacgatgacgatgatgatgatgatgacg gCACCCTCGATGCCGTAAACGACGTAGGCAGCACGGACTATACAGGTTTCAGTCTTCTAGGAGAAGATATATTAGGAGACCTGTTCGGTTCCTCTGGaggaaaaaaaacgaataaaaataagaagaaacaaGCACCCGCACCCACAACCACAACTACGACTAGACGTCCCAGGCCATCGAGAAGGCCGTCGAGACGTCCTGGTACCAGAACTACAACACCACGACCAGTTCGTTCCACTACCTTGAGAAATAAGCCTTCTGCCGGCAACAGGCGTCCCACCCGCAGACCTAACAGGAAGCCGACAAGAAAACCTACAACTCAAGCCATAACTACTTCCATTCTCACAACAACTACAACTACACTAAAACCTGTGCAAAGCTCAGTGACAGCCGCAGTTCAGACAACAGTACGCAGTCCGGTCATGACCACGATAAGCGAAGAAAATGTCCAACCCATATCAATGATAACTGCTAACTCATCACCAGTCGCATCTGCAACTACTCCTAAAAGTGTCACCGATTTCGAAGACCCAGGACTAGAAATGTCACTGGCACATATTACTGGTCAATTGTCTGCTATGCCAGTAACTCCAATGATTTCAGATCAAGGTAAAGATTCTggtgaaaaaaaacaagaagaacAGCCTAGTTATGAGAAAGTACTGACCATTACACCCAAGACACCATCAACCGTTAGTTTTATTCCCACGTCAGAGGAAGGTGTTAATGAAGATATGATTCAAATCGTTCAGAGTCTTGACTCAGCTTCAGCTGAAACTATGCCTGAACGAGAACCGATTTCTACAGACGAAAGCAGAGGTCATTTCCACCAGTTTCTTGCAACTGATGCTGAAAACACTCACGAAGACTTAACCGTACCAAAAAAGAAACACAGGAATAAGCAGTTTCACTTCGATGACTTGGATGTTCTAAATCTAAGTCAAATTGGACAAACTCTGGGTGATGAACTGGGAATCTTTGGCAAAAATAAAAGGCATAACAGAGATCATAAAGACACAAAAGTCCAGGCTGACAAAGAAAAAGACCAGGGCAATGATTATGATGACTTCGTGGATACCATAAGCGACGTAGCTTTAATGATGAGAAAGGACCATAAGAACCGAAAAGATAGGCGAAGACAGAATAAAATGATGCGTGGTGAATGGTCACAAGCATGA